The genomic stretch acagtgTTTAAACTTATTCCTGATTCTTGCCTCGATAAGAATGGGGGATGTGAACATTTTTGTGAGGAAAAAACACGGAGACGCAACTGTTCTTGTGCAGAAGGGTACTTCCTTGGGACGGACGGACAAAGCTGTTTGACGAACGGTAAGAACACTACAAATGACAATTAACAGGAACACGTATTTATCTtgattgcatttctttttacgGGATTTCATTTAATTGCTTGTCTTCAGAGACATTTCCATGTGGCAAAGTGCAACTTTTTAAATCCAACACCTCTGAGCAAGACTCAAGGGCCCGAATAGTAGGAGGGGCAGAATGCCCTAGAGGACTGTGTCCATGGCAGGTAAGTTACAGTTTGCAACAGTAGAACATATGCATGTActgtaaaaattaattcaagctaattttatttgttaagcactttgaacaataaacattgtccgaaagaagctttacagaaataaactgatTACAAATATGTAGTTTAAATTAGTTTCTTAGTTAATGGATGAACCAGTGGTGAATGtggcaaaaataaatgtgaagaaaaaaaccttgagaagaaccaaatTAAAAGAGGAACCCCATTCTCAGTGTGTAGATGCCTCAAGATACAAGCACAGCATCCAAACCCATAGCAAGCCATGTCCTGGGATTTCCAATTATGTAACTCTATCTTTGTAACTAGGAGGAATTAATAAGTGCTAGACAGGAAATGCTGCATAATTAACAAGTTGAAATGAAATCAATTTATTGTAAGTGAAAAAAGTGATATCAGATTTACTTATGAAGTAAGGCATCTTAGggtattaaaaaacaataagaaactGTTGCAGAGAGTCATTAATAGACATCTCCTGAAGATTGTTGTGTAGGTATTGATAGTAGGAGCCATTGATCAGAAGGTCTATTCCATTGTGTTTAATCAATGAATACTTTGTATTAATTTCACCTCCACTCCtctgtttaatttgttttgctttgctaCCTGTTTGGTGGATCTGTCAGGTTATGGTGTCATCAGTGTTATGTAAACTGCTGACATATGGCATTGACGTTATGCTCTGATGAAACATTCCTATATTGTTGACAAAATGGCCTCTTCCAGGACATGAGGGGGGTCACTTAATGGTTTGATCggaaattatataaatcataCTATATAACCTTTGCTGTCATCAGATCTCAAcctatttgaaatatatatatatatatatatatatatatatatatatatatatatatatatatatatatatatatatatacagggagtgcagaattattaggcaaatgagtattttgaccacatcatcctcgttatgcatgttgtcttactccaagctgtataggctggaaagcctactaccaattaagcatattaggtgatgtgcatctctgtaatgagaagggtgtggtctaatgacatcaacaccctatatcaggtgtgcataattattaggcaacttcctttcctttggcaaaatgggtcaaaagaaggacttgacaggctcagaaaagtcaaaaatagtgagatatattgcagagggatgcagcagtcttaaaatagccaagcttctgaagcgtgatcatcgaacaatcaagcgtttcattcaaaatagtcaacagggtcgcaagaagcgtggaaaaccaaggcgcaaaataactgcccgtgaactgagaaaagtcaagctgcagctgccaagatgccacttgccaccagtttggccatatttcagagctgcaacatcactgagtgcccaaaagcacaaggtgtgcaatactcagagacatggccaaggtaagaaaggcagaaagtcgaccaccactgaacaagacacacaagctgaaacgtcaagactgggccaagaaatatctcaagactgatttttctaaggttttatggactgatgaaatgagagtgagtcttgatgggccagatggatgggcccgtggctggattggtaaagggcagagagctccagtccgactcagacgccagcaaggtggaggtggagtactggtttgggctggtatcatcaaagatgagcttgtggggccttttcgggttgaggatggagtcaagctgaactcccagtcctactgccagtttctggaagacaccttcttcaagcagtggtacaggaagaagtctgcatccttcaagaaaaacatgattttcatgcaggacaatgctccatcacacacgcccaagtactccacagcgtggctggcaagaaagggtataaaagaagaaaatctaatgatatggcctccttgttcacctgatctgaaccccattgagaacctgtggtccatcatcaaatgtgcgatttacaaggagggaaaacagtacacctctgaacagtgtctgggaggctgtggttgctgctgcacgcaatgttgatggtgaacagatcaaaacactgacagaatccatggatggcaggcttttgagtgtccttgcaaagaaaggtggctatattggtcactgatttgtttttgtttggttttgaatgtcagaaatgtatatttgtgaatgttgagatgttatattggtttcactggtaaaaataaataattgaaatgggtatgaatttgtttttgttgttgcctaataattatgcacagtaatagtcacctgcacacacagatatccccctaaaatagctaaaactaaaaactacttccaaaaatattcagctttgatattaatgagttttttgtgttcattgagaacatggttgttgttcaaattaaatcctcaaataaaattaatcctcaaaaatacaacttgcctaataattctgcactccctgtatatagttttttcttttaatgtcatATGTATAACCCTCAGAACCCTCTTCAAAATAgaacatcttgttttttttcagtcctcactctcctcttcttctactCATCTTCTTCACCTCCTTATCACCTTTGTTCTCTTCACCAACATGCTCATTGAAGTCTGCCCCACCAATCTTTTATTCGTATGTTCActttccaccacttcatctaactcaatccagaatttttccttcttctccatctcacaacccacttgaggagcataagcactgatgacatttatcatcaccccttttaacttccagcttcacatttatCACCTTATCAGAAACTCCCTTCAACTCCACTGCAGTCTTACTGTATGTCTCTACAAGCCAATGTTCCTGGCCGTACTGCcctttcacttggtctcctgaacacacaaaatgTCTACCTTTCTCCGCTCCATTATAtctgctatctctctctctttaccagtcatagtacaaACATTTTAAGTGCTCACCCTaaactccactctcctacacttctcctttccctgctgtctctgtagacgtcttcctcctctctctctcctcctttggcgaacagtagcccaattttcaacagtaccctgttggctaaaaATACATGTGTCAGTCACAatgattttaaaacaaatatcttTGTCAGGTCTTGTTAAAGTATGGCCAAAAGAACTTCTGTGGTGGTGTGATCTATAAGCCTACATGGATCATCACGGCCTCTCATTGTTTAGAAAAGCTTGCAGTCAAGTTTCTCAAGATAGTTGCAGGTGAGTATTGTGCATGACGACGTGTTTATGTTGCGTGTGCAATCAAGACACCGATTGACATTTTATTCAATCCAGGTGAGTACGACATTGAAGTGGAAGAAGGCTCGGAGCAAACCATAGAAGTGGACGAGATCGTTATGCACCCGAATTACTCCTCTGCAACAACCGATAATGACATTGCCCTCCTCCGTCTCCGCCGGCCCATTGTTTATAGTATGTACGCAATACCCGTGTGCCTCCCTCGCAAAACGATGGCAGAACGTGAGCTGTGGAGGGTTCGCTTTCACACTGTGAGTGGATGGGGACAACGCGCCGAGGGTGGTCCAACGGCACGATATCTCCGTAGGCTCAAAGTGCCCCGTATCCACACTCAGGACTGTCTCAGGGAAAGCCAAGTCTCGTTAACCTTAAACATGTTCTGCGCTGGCTACTTCGAGGGCAAGGAGGACTCGTGTAAAGGGGACAGTGGCGGACCTCTCGTCACCATTTACGGGAACACCACATTTCTCCTGGGCATTGTGAGCTGGGGAAAAGGATGCGCTCGCCCGGGTCACTACGGCATATACACCCGCGTGTCCAATTACCTCGACTGGATCCACAAGCGTACATCAGTTCTCAAATGAACCTGTAGAAAAGTGGGAGTGGAGTCAGTGGGAAAGAAACGTCAAGCTGTGTAGTTTTGTCAAAGTTTATTCAGCaatttttctgttataataaaagCTTATTAGAGTAACTAAGGATTGGCAGCATAGACTATAAGCAAGGCGCACCCAGAAATCATGAATTCTTACACTATCTAGTGCTGCTCAGTGCCTGCTACATTTTACACCACATGGccttgatttattttaagtttacaATAAGCTCGACAGAGTGAAGTTAAACATGAGCAGATGTGCAAAGTAGGTCATTCGCAGCAAAACAGTGAATTACACAATAATCTTTATCTTCACACTAAGAACTCATAGCACTTTAATACTACTTAattatcaggttttttttaacataatatactgtacaattcAATATTGTTTATTGAACTGTTTCGCTTCCATCTCCGCTCTGTCTGTCAACATTGCAAATAAAAGAGATTAATCTATctaaagaggtttttttttgcgtaCTTGGTTGCATTTTATGGTGGTATGTTGCTGATGTTGACAGAACGTTATCAGTTTTTCAGATTCCTTTCGTTATCCAGTGACTAAAGTTCCGAGGAGGGTTTTGTTAGATGTTCTAGGTTCAGTATGAGAACGAACAGATATTTCTGATTTGCGTACCGTAAAACATAGCAAGCTCTACTCTTCAACGCCATACAGGTAGGTTTACATGGGAGTTATACTGCCTGATTATACATAACAATGTTTATTCTTATAAGG from Silurus meridionalis isolate SWU-2019-XX chromosome 24, ASM1480568v1, whole genome shotgun sequence encodes the following:
- the f7 gene encoding coagulation factor VII, with the translated sequence MRLLFVLSLVMSFCCCHPSVFIRSKVANEVLTRTKRANSGWFEELKMGDLERECIEEKCSYEEAREVFEQTEVTNEFWNNYIVENLCMPNPCENDGTCTQMKQSYTCLCPAGFHGRNCEHVFKLIPDSCLDKNGGCEHFCEEKTRRRNCSCAEGYFLGTDGQSCLTNETFPCGKVQLFKSNTSEQDSRARIVGGAECPRGLCPWQVLLKYGQKNFCGGVIYKPTWIITASHCLEKLAVKFLKIVAGEYDIEVEEGSEQTIEVDEIVMHPNYSSATTDNDIALLRLRRPIVYSMYAIPVCLPRKTMAERELWRVRFHTVSGWGQRAEGGPTARYLRRLKVPRIHTQDCLRESQVSLTLNMFCAGYFEGKEDSCKGDSGGPLVTIYGNTTFLLGIVSWGKGCARPGHYGIYTRVSNYLDWIHKRTSVLK